Proteins from a single region of Fusobacterium gonidiaformans ATCC 25563:
- a CDS encoding uracil-xanthine permease family protein, with amino-acid sequence MVNTNELGLKTKLVLGAQHVLAMFGATVLVPFLTGMNPSIALIAAGLGTLIFHAVTKRIVPVFLGSSFAFIGAIALVLKNDGIAVVKGGVIVAGLVYLVMSLIILKFGVDRVKSFFPPVVVGPIIMVIGLRLSPVAMSMAGYSNGGFDTKSLIISSIVVISMVCISILKKSFFRLVPILISVAIGYTVAIFFGLVDFNLISQAKWIGLSDDAFHALVTVPKFTFTGIVAIAPIALVVFIEHIGDITTNGAVVGKDFFQDPGIHRTMLGDGLATIAAGFIGGPANTTYGENTGVLAVTKVYDPSVLRIAACYAIILGFLGKFGVMLQTIPTPVMGGVSIILFGMISAVGARTIVDAQLDFSNSRNLIIASLILVFGIAINEIAVWGTISISGLAIAAFVGVILNKILPEDQPYTKKQLRKM; translated from the coding sequence ATGGTAAACACAAACGAATTAGGTTTAAAAACAAAATTGGTCTTAGGAGCTCAACACGTATTAGCTATGTTTGGAGCTACTGTCTTAGTTCCTTTTTTAACGGGAATGAACCCTTCTATCGCTTTGATTGCTGCTGGATTAGGAACACTCATTTTCCATGCAGTTACCAAAAGAATTGTTCCTGTCTTTCTAGGCTCTTCTTTTGCTTTTATTGGAGCCATTGCCTTAGTTTTAAAAAATGATGGAATTGCTGTGGTAAAAGGTGGAGTCATTGTAGCAGGACTTGTCTACTTAGTCATGTCTCTTATTATTCTAAAATTTGGAGTCGATCGAGTCAAATCTTTCTTTCCTCCTGTTGTCGTGGGACCTATTATTATGGTTATTGGATTACGGCTTAGCCCAGTTGCTATGAGTATGGCAGGATATTCAAATGGAGGTTTTGATACCAAAAGTTTAATCATTTCTTCTATCGTAGTTATTTCTATGGTTTGCATCAGTATTTTGAAAAAATCATTCTTCCGATTAGTACCAATTTTAATCTCTGTTGCTATTGGATATACCGTTGCCATTTTCTTTGGCTTAGTAGATTTCAATTTAATTTCTCAAGCCAAGTGGATTGGCTTATCCGATGATGCTTTTCATGCTTTAGTAACAGTACCGAAATTTACTTTTACAGGAATTGTTGCTATCGCGCCAATCGCTTTGGTAGTTTTCATTGAACACATTGGAGATATTACAACCAACGGTGCCGTAGTTGGAAAAGATTTCTTTCAAGACCCAGGAATTCATAGAACCATGCTAGGAGATGGATTAGCTACTATTGCTGCTGGTTTTATTGGAGGACCTGCAAATACAACTTATGGAGAAAATACAGGAGTGCTGGCTGTTACAAAAGTATATGATCCTTCTGTTCTTAGAATCGCAGCTTGTTATGCCATTATATTAGGATTTTTAGGAAAATTTGGAGTTATGTTACAAACAATTCCCACTCCGGTTATGGGAGGAGTTTCTATTATCTTATTTGGAATGATTTCTGCAGTTGGTGCAAGAACCATCGTAGATGCTCAATTAGATTTCTCAAACTCAAGAAATTTAATCATTGCCTCCTTAATTTTAGTATTTGGAATAGCTATCAATGAAATTGCAGTTTGGGGAACTATCTCTATTTCCGGTTTAGCTATTGCAGCCTTCGTAGGAGTTATTTTAAATAAAATTTTACCGGAAGATCAACCTTATACAAAAAAACAATTAAGAAAAATGTAA
- a CDS encoding DUF1007 family protein, with product MKKIMMGMIFYFCFLFQDSLAHPHVFFDTQVSIQIEKKKMEGVEVTLLLDEMNTLLNQKVFRASKEGDVKDKNIVFLKYLYSHIRVFWNGKRIPKQDILFELAMLEEEQLRIDFFVSIDKPIQPKDKLSISFYDTDYYYTYDYNKSSFHLNGLEKGRWNTRFYTDKGISFYFKTVHPDIYEVIFE from the coding sequence ATGAAAAAGATAATGATGGGGATGATATTCTATTTTTGTTTTTTATTTCAGGATAGTTTAGCACATCCCCATGTTTTTTTTGATACACAAGTATCGATACAGATTGAAAAAAAGAAAATGGAAGGGGTAGAAGTGACTTTACTTCTGGATGAAATGAATACCCTCTTAAATCAAAAAGTATTTCGAGCTTCTAAAGAGGGAGACGTGAAAGATAAAAATATTGTATTCTTAAAGTATCTGTATTCTCATATACGGGTTTTTTGGAATGGAAAACGAATTCCTAAGCAGGATATTTTATTTGAATTGGCTATGCTAGAGGAAGAACAATTACGAATTGATTTTTTTGTGAGTATCGATAAACCTATCCAACCAAAAGACAAGTTGAGCATTTCTTTTTATGATACAGATTACTATTATACTTATGACTATAATAAATCTTCTTTTCATCTCAATGGTTTAGAAAAAGGGAGATGGAACACAAGATTTTATACTGATAAAGGAATTAGTTTTTATTTTAAGACAGTACATCCGGATATTTACGAGGTGATTTTTGAATGA
- a CDS encoding nickel transporter, whose amino-acid sequence MRKKIFLGIFIVLILIMLWKFPNIYRFLILEQKHFIQLMKQSIREQQDGVLGILIVLTFFYGLIHSLGPGHGKSFLVTYVLKEKIATWKLLCMTAMIAYLQAFLAYVFVTFILDLASQSSMLSLYTLDQKTRFLSAIMIVLIASFDFILLFRKKEESPKECWLFAGVVGLCPCPGVMSVLLFLNLLGYEAYSKMFTLSTATGIFCMLSVFGFMAGKMKEYLVQESSPKILEYLHIIGIILLFGIGIYQIYFSIFI is encoded by the coding sequence ATGAGAAAAAAAATATTTTTAGGGATTTTTATAGTTCTTATTTTGATAATGCTATGGAAATTTCCAAATATTTATCGATTTTTAATTTTAGAACAGAAACATTTTATTCAGTTAATGAAGCAGAGTATTCGAGAACAACAAGATGGAGTTTTAGGTATTTTAATTGTTTTGACTTTTTTCTATGGTTTGATTCATTCTTTGGGACCCGGTCATGGGAAAAGTTTTTTAGTTACTTATGTTTTAAAAGAAAAAATTGCAACATGGAAGCTTTTATGTATGACGGCTATGATTGCTTATTTGCAAGCTTTTTTAGCCTATGTTTTTGTCACTTTTATCTTAGATTTAGCAAGTCAAAGTTCTATGCTAAGCTTGTATACTTTAGATCAAAAAACAAGATTTTTATCTGCGATTATGATAGTGCTCATTGCTTCTTTCGATTTTATATTGCTTTTTCGAAAAAAGGAAGAATCTCCAAAAGAATGTTGGCTATTTGCAGGAGTTGTCGGTTTATGTCCTTGTCCGGGAGTGATGAGTGTATTATTGTTTCTAAATTTATTGGGCTATGAAGCTTATTCTAAAATGTTTACTCTGAGTACAGCAACAGGAATTTTTTGTATGTTGAGTGTGTTTGGATTTATGGCTGGGAAAATGAAAGAATATTTGGTACAAGAAAGTTCCCCAAAAATTTTAGAATATTTGCATATCATTGGAATTATATTATTGTTTGGAATAGGAATATACCAAATTTATTTTTCTATTTTTATATAA
- the pepF gene encoding oligoendopeptidase F: MNYTWNLEDIYPSWEAWEQDFQKMKKDMEIIPNYQGKIHNSRENFVEMTKLEESLSRLVDKLYLYPYLMKDLNSKDEVASMKLQEMEAIFTDFGVKTAWTVPETLMIPEHTMKQWILEDDFLKDYAFPLQETYRLQKHVLSEEKEQLLSYFSQYLGAPDDIYSELSISDMEWKTVKLSNGWEGPITNGMYSKILSTNRNQEDRKLAFEALYEAYHKNKNTYGAIYRSLLQRGVASSRARNYSSTLEKALEGKNIPKEVFLSLLDSALKNTAPLQRYAKLRKKVLGLKEYHYYDNSISLLEYDREFPYEEAKQLVIDSVLPLGEEYQNKIKTALSDGWLDVMEKENKRSGAYSINIYDVHPYMLLNYQGTLDDVFTLAHELGHTMHSILSTEHQPFATHSYTIFVAEVASTFNERLLLDSMLEKTKDPKERIILLEQALGNIVGTYYIQTLFANYEYQAHQLVERGEAVTPDILSGIMEQLFKQYFGDTLVFDELQKIIWSRIPHFYHSPYYVYQYATSFAASANLYKQLKTNPESVTKYLRLLQSGGNDYPMEQLKKAGADLSKVESFDAIAEEFNRLLDLLEKELENYQA; encoded by the coding sequence ATGAATTACACATGGAACTTAGAGGATATCTATCCTTCTTGGGAAGCTTGGGAACAAGATTTTCAAAAAATGAAAAAAGATATGGAGATTATTCCAAACTATCAAGGAAAAATTCATAACAGTCGAGAAAATTTTGTAGAGATGACTAAATTAGAAGAAAGCTTATCTCGATTAGTAGATAAATTATATCTATACCCTTATTTGATGAAAGATTTAAATTCAAAAGATGAAGTGGCTTCTATGAAGTTACAAGAAATGGAAGCTATTTTTACAGACTTTGGTGTGAAAACTGCTTGGACAGTTCCGGAAACCTTAATGATTCCCGAACATACTATGAAACAATGGATTCTAGAAGATGATTTTTTAAAAGATTATGCTTTTCCTTTACAGGAAACCTATCGTTTACAAAAACATGTCTTAAGTGAAGAAAAGGAACAATTACTTTCCTATTTTTCACAATATCTAGGAGCTCCTGATGATATTTATTCAGAACTTTCTATCTCAGATATGGAATGGAAAACAGTAAAACTATCCAATGGTTGGGAAGGTCCCATTACCAATGGAATGTACTCTAAAATTCTTTCCACCAATCGAAATCAAGAAGATAGAAAATTAGCTTTCGAGGCTCTATATGAAGCCTATCATAAAAATAAAAATACCTATGGAGCTATCTATCGTTCTTTATTGCAACGAGGAGTTGCAAGTAGTCGAGCAAGAAATTATAGCTCTACTTTAGAAAAAGCCTTAGAAGGTAAAAATATTCCAAAAGAAGTATTTTTATCCCTATTAGACTCTGCCTTAAAAAATACAGCTCCTTTACAAAGATATGCCAAATTACGAAAAAAAGTATTAGGTTTGAAAGAATATCATTACTATGATAATTCCATTTCTTTATTGGAATATGATAGAGAATTTCCTTATGAAGAAGCAAAACAATTAGTTATCGATTCTGTTCTTCCTCTAGGGGAAGAGTATCAAAACAAAATCAAGACAGCTCTTAGTGATGGTTGGTTGGATGTCATGGAAAAAGAAAATAAAAGAAGTGGAGCTTACTCTATTAATATTTACGACGTTCATCCATATATGTTATTAAACTACCAAGGAACTTTAGATGATGTCTTTACTTTAGCTCATGAATTAGGGCATACCATGCATAGTATTCTTTCCACAGAGCATCAACCTTTTGCAACACATTCTTATACAATATTTGTTGCAGAAGTTGCCTCTACTTTCAATGAAAGATTACTTCTAGATTCTATGTTAGAAAAAACAAAGGATCCAAAAGAAAGAATTATATTATTGGAACAAGCTTTAGGAAATATTGTAGGAACTTACTATATTCAAACTCTATTCGCAAACTATGAATATCAAGCACATCAATTAGTGGAAAGAGGAGAAGCAGTCACACCGGATATTTTATCCGGAATTATGGAACAACTCTTCAAGCAATATTTTGGAGACACTTTAGTATTTGATGAATTACAAAAAATCATTTGGAGTAGAATTCCTCATTTCTATCATTCTCCTTATTATGTATATCAATATGCAACAAGTTTTGCTGCTTCTGCAAATTTATACAAACAACTAAAAACAAATCCGGAATCAGTAACAAAATATCTTCGTCTATTACAATCCGGAGGAAATGATTACCCAATGGAGCAATTAAAGAAAGCCGGAGCCGATTTATCAAAAGTAGAAAGTTTTGATGCCATTGCAGAAGAATTTAACCGATTATTAGATTTATTAGAAAAAGAACTAGAGAATTATCAAGCTTAG
- a CDS encoding thioesterase family protein: MLEVGLQCEVSKVVQMEDTAAKVASGLLDVFATPMMIALMEKAAYTLVQDHLAEGDSTVGVEIGAKHVKATPVGTTVKAIATLTKIEGRFLTFSVQAFEEDGTLIGEGTHQRCIINSQKFIDKLNKR; the protein is encoded by the coding sequence ATGTTAGAAGTAGGATTACAATGTGAAGTTTCAAAAGTAGTACAAATGGAAGACACTGCAGCAAAGGTTGCTTCAGGATTATTGGATGTATTTGCCACTCCAATGATGATTGCTTTGATGGAAAAAGCAGCTTATACTTTAGTACAAGATCACTTGGCAGAAGGAGATTCCACAGTTGGTGTTGAGATTGGGGCTAAACATGTGAAAGCAACTCCTGTAGGAACAACTGTAAAAGCAATTGCAACTCTTACAAAAATCGAAGGACGTTTTTTAACATTTTCCGTACAAGCATTTGAAGAAGATGGAACTTTAATCGGAGAGGGAACTCATCAACGTTGTATTATCAACAGTCAAAAATTTATCGACAAGTTAAACAAAAGATAG